Proteins from a genomic interval of Candidatus Edwardsbacteria bacterium RifOxyA12_full_54_48:
- a CDS encoding DNA-directed RNA polymerase subunit beta: MRSTTLKQVKRKDYSKIQSGIQLPNMLDMQVSSFKDFLQEDAPPAKRRNEGLQAIFNEIFPIEDPQNRLSLEFVSYSLGKPRYAIPECHDRDMTYAAPLKAVLRLVVKDTSDPKAPPKEVVEKEVFLGELPLMTDIGTFVINGAERVVVSQLHRSPGAFFAEKSHPSGKRIYTSEIIPYRGSWIKFMIDPKDLLWVSIDKHRKFHATLLLRAVGFPQNKDILGLFHKGESLPISADKQILGRYLFGDVVAPKSGEVLAEAGHIVTPEILATLRLAKIDSVQVVAIDPTKDSAIIPRTMLADNNKGVKEDALSKIYNILHPGDAISPELAKSVIDRLFFDRKHYDLKRVGRYQLNRRLEMDLSSSTVLSPKDFVEVIRYLLGLRANQGMIDDIDHLGNRRVLRVGELVTAQFSVALSRMARMARERMSLWDGSDAITPHDLVNSRIISSTINTFFGSSQLSQFLDQPNPLAELRHKRRLSALGPGGLTRERAGFEVRDVHYTHYGRLCPIETPEGPNIGLIASLACYAKVNDLGFLETPYRKVKGGKLTGEIEYLSANTEDQYTIAQANTAIDDKDRLAVDLALCRHREIFPRVKPPEVDYMDVSPQQLVSLSAALIPFLEHDDANRALMGSNMQCQAVPLLRTESPIIGTGLEGKAAVDSGTMVQCRRDGMVEKVTADTIYIRPSRPDVAEVDFLKDSQLDIYHLTKFRRSNQDTCINQRPIVKEGDTIKKGEVIADGSSTDQGELALGVNCLVGFMPWAGFNFEDAIIISERMVKEDRFTSVHIESFECFVRDTKRGPEEITREIPNVGEDTLKDLDENGIIRIGARVEAGDILVGKVTPKGETEPTPEEKLLRAIFGDKAGDIKDTSLKAPPGMDGVVCDVKVFSRKSQDRRSSHEEKRKIEEIQKEAKKQIDRIKVERDRRIRELLSDQICNITLKHGEKLIARKGQRLSESVLHDIKFVDLEELGEICEDKALNQKAVKLVESARKAIESVQADIQIEKEKVERGDELPADVIKLVKVFVARKRRLMVGDKLAGRHGNKGVLAKIVPVEDMPYLSDGRPLDMILNPLGVPSRMNLGQILETHLGWAAKILGFKVATSVFNGASISEVIEEMQRAGLPENGKVPLFDGRSGQSFDEPVTVGVMYMLKLSHLVDDKIHARSIGPYSLITQQPLGGKAHFGGQRFGEMEVWALEAYGAAYTLQEILTVKSDDVQGRQRVYEAIVKGENLPEPGTPASFDVLVKELQGLCLDIQLRKEE, encoded by the coding sequence ATAAGGAGCACCACCTTGAAGCAGGTAAAGAGAAAAGACTATTCCAAGATCCAATCGGGCATTCAACTGCCCAATATGCTGGACATGCAGGTCAGTTCGTTCAAGGATTTCCTCCAGGAGGATGCCCCTCCCGCCAAGAGAAGAAACGAGGGCCTGCAGGCCATATTCAACGAGATCTTCCCCATCGAGGATCCCCAGAACCGGCTGTCGCTGGAGTTCGTCTCCTACAGCTTGGGCAAGCCGCGCTATGCCATTCCGGAGTGCCATGACCGCGATATGACCTACGCCGCCCCGCTGAAAGCGGTGCTGCGCCTGGTGGTCAAAGACACCTCCGATCCCAAGGCCCCCCCCAAGGAAGTGGTGGAGAAGGAGGTCTTTCTGGGCGAGCTTCCCCTGATGACCGATATCGGCACCTTTGTCATCAACGGAGCCGAGCGGGTGGTGGTCAGCCAGCTGCACCGTTCCCCCGGAGCGTTCTTTGCCGAGAAGTCGCATCCCTCGGGCAAGCGCATCTACACCTCAGAGATCATTCCCTACCGCGGCTCCTGGATCAAATTCATGATCGATCCCAAGGACCTGCTGTGGGTCTCCATAGACAAACACCGCAAATTCCACGCCACCCTGCTGCTGCGTGCGGTGGGCTTCCCCCAGAACAAGGATATCCTGGGCCTGTTCCATAAGGGGGAGAGCCTGCCCATCAGCGCCGACAAGCAGATACTGGGGAGGTATCTCTTCGGCGATGTGGTGGCGCCCAAGAGCGGCGAGGTGCTGGCCGAGGCCGGCCACATCGTCACCCCGGAGATACTGGCCACTTTGCGGCTGGCCAAGATCGACAGCGTCCAGGTGGTGGCCATAGATCCGACCAAGGATTCAGCCATCATTCCCCGGACCATGCTGGCCGACAACAACAAGGGCGTCAAGGAGGATGCCCTGTCCAAGATATATAACATCCTCCATCCCGGCGATGCCATCAGCCCGGAGCTGGCCAAAAGCGTCATCGACCGCCTGTTCTTCGATCGCAAGCATTACGATCTGAAGCGGGTGGGGCGCTACCAGCTGAACCGCCGTCTGGAGATGGATCTCTCCAGCAGCACGGTGCTGAGCCCCAAGGATTTCGTGGAGGTCATCCGCTACCTGCTGGGCCTGCGGGCCAATCAGGGGATGATCGACGATATCGACCATCTGGGGAACCGCCGGGTGCTCCGGGTGGGCGAGCTGGTGACCGCGCAGTTCTCGGTGGCCCTGTCCCGGATGGCCCGGATGGCCCGGGAGAGGATGTCATTGTGGGACGGCAGCGATGCCATCACGCCGCATGATCTGGTCAACTCCAGGATCATCTCCTCTACCATCAATACCTTCTTCGGCTCCTCCCAGCTGTCACAATTCCTGGACCAGCCCAACCCGCTGGCCGAACTCCGGCACAAGCGGAGGCTTTCGGCCCTGGGGCCGGGCGGCCTGACCCGGGAGAGGGCCGGCTTCGAGGTGCGCGACGTGCATTATACCCATTACGGCCGGCTGTGTCCCATCGAAACTCCTGAAGGCCCCAACATAGGACTGATCGCCAGCCTGGCCTGCTACGCCAAGGTCAACGACCTGGGTTTTCTGGAGACCCCCTACCGCAAGGTCAAGGGCGGGAAACTGACCGGGGAGATCGAATATTTATCGGCCAATACCGAGGACCAATACACCATAGCCCAGGCCAACACCGCCATCGATGACAAGGACCGGCTGGCGGTGGATCTGGCTCTTTGCCGGCACCGGGAGATTTTCCCCCGGGTAAAGCCCCCGGAAGTGGATTATATGGATGTCTCCCCTCAGCAGCTGGTGAGCCTTTCGGCCGCCCTGATCCCGTTTCTGGAGCATGATGACGCCAACCGGGCCCTGATGGGCTCCAACATGCAGTGCCAGGCGGTGCCGCTGCTGCGGACCGAATCCCCGATCATCGGCACCGGATTGGAGGGCAAGGCCGCGGTTGACTCCGGAACCATGGTCCAGTGCCGCCGGGACGGAATGGTGGAGAAGGTGACCGCCGATACCATCTATATCCGGCCCTCCCGCCCGGATGTGGCAGAGGTGGATTTTTTAAAGGACAGCCAGCTGGATATATACCATCTTACAAAATTCAGGCGCTCCAACCAGGATACCTGCATCAATCAGCGGCCCATTGTCAAAGAAGGCGATACCATCAAGAAGGGCGAAGTGATCGCCGACGGTTCATCCACCGATCAGGGCGAGCTGGCCCTGGGGGTCAACTGCCTGGTGGGCTTCATGCCCTGGGCCGGGTTCAATTTCGAGGACGCCATCATCATCAGCGAGAGGATGGTCAAGGAGGACCGCTTCACCTCGGTGCATATCGAGAGCTTCGAGTGTTTCGTCCGGGACACCAAGCGGGGTCCGGAGGAGATCACCCGGGAGATACCCAACGTGGGCGAGGACACCCTCAAGGACCTGGATGAGAACGGCATCATCCGGATAGGGGCCCGGGTGGAGGCCGGCGATATCCTGGTGGGCAAGGTCACCCCCAAGGGCGAGACCGAACCCACTCCCGAGGAAAAACTGTTAAGGGCCATATTCGGCGATAAGGCCGGAGACATCAAGGACACCTCGCTTAAGGCCCCTCCCGGCATGGATGGCGTGGTGTGCGACGTCAAGGTCTTCTCCCGCAAGAGCCAGGACCGCCGCTCCTCCCATGAGGAGAAGAGAAAGATAGAGGAGATCCAGAAGGAGGCCAAGAAGCAGATCGACCGGATCAAAGTGGAGCGCGACCGCCGGATCCGGGAGTTGTTGTCGGACCAGATCTGCAACATCACCCTCAAGCACGGCGAAAAACTGATCGCCCGCAAGGGACAGCGGCTGTCGGAGTCGGTGCTGCACGACATCAAGTTCGTGGACCTGGAGGAACTGGGCGAGATCTGCGAGGATAAGGCCCTCAATCAGAAGGCCGTCAAGCTGGTGGAGTCCGCCCGGAAAGCCATCGAATCGGTCCAGGCCGACATCCAGATAGAGAAAGAGAAGGTGGAGCGGGGCGACGAGCTGCCGGCCGATGTCATCAAACTGGTCAAGGTTTTCGTGGCCCGCAAGCGCCGGCTGATGGTGGGCGATAAGCTGGCCGGGCGCCACGGCAACAAGGGGGTGCTGGCCAAGATCGTCCCGGTGGAGGATATGCCCTATCTGTCGGACGGCCGGCCGCTGGATATGATACTCAATCCGCTGGGGGTTCCCTCCCGCATGAACTTGGGCCAGATCCTGGAGACCCATCTGGGATGGGCCGCCAAAATTTTGGGCTTCAAGGTGGCCACCTCGGTGTTCAACGGAGCCTCCATCTCCGAGGTGATAGAGGAGATGCAGCGGGCCGGACTGCCCGAGAACGGCAAGGTTCCCCTGTTCGACGGCCGGAGCGGCCAGTCCTTCGACGAGCCGGTGACGGTGGGCGTCATGTACATGCTCAAGCTGTCCCATCTGGTGGACGACAAGATCCACGCCCGGTCGATAGGACCGTACTCCCTGATCACCCAGCAGCCGTTGGGGGGCAAGGCCCACTTCGGCGGCCAGCGCTTCGGGGAGATGGAGGTCTGGGCTCTGGAGGCCTACGGCGCGGCCTACACCCTCCAGGAGATATTGACCGTCAAATCCGACGATGTCCAGGGGAGGCAGCGGGTATACGAAGCCATCGTCAAGGGAGAGAACCTCCCGGAGCCCGGAACCCCGGCATCCTTCGACGTGCTGGTCAAGGAACTGCAGGGACTGTGCCTGGATATCCAATTAAGGAAGGAGGAATAA
- a CDS encoding preprotein translocase subunit SecE has product MFNKIVQFVKDVRVEFTKVSWPSRDELVQSTIVVGVVSLVVTAFIGVIDRLLSVGLTFFLGRF; this is encoded by the coding sequence ATGTTCAATAAAATAGTACAGTTCGTAAAGGACGTCAGGGTCGAGTTTACCAAGGTCAGCTGGCCCAGCCGCGACGAACTGGTCCAGTCCACCATCGTGGTGGGCGTGGTGTCTCTGGTGGTGACCGCTTTTATCGGGGTCATCGACCGGCTGCTGTCGGTAGGATTAACATTCTTTCTGGGCCGATTTTAA
- a CDS encoding DNA-directed RNA polymerase subunit beta', with amino-acid sequence MTEARKNIPAEQENYNFDSMRIGLASPELVMSWSYGEVTKPETINYRTFKPERDGLFCEKIFGPTKDWECNCGKYKKIRFRGVVCDRCGVEVTLSKVRRERMGHIKLAVPVAHIWYVKSLPSRVGQLLGVTMRDLERVLYYESYIVIDPGASSHHKKDLINEEQCTRAEEEFGKEFVAKMGAEAVRDLLREINLDDLSAELKVGLRREVSVESKKDLLKRLRIVEALRQSGNRPEWMIMDILPVIPPDLRPLVPLEGGRFATSDLNDLYRRVLTRNNRLKKIIDMRAPEIILRNEKRMLQEAVDALLDNGRRSRAIKGRGNRELKSLSDILRGKQGRFRQNLLGKRVDYSGRSVIVVGPELKPYQCGLPKSMALELFKPFILKKLEEKGYVQSVKGAKRLVEKEKPGVWEILEDIVKEHPVLLNRAPTLHRLGIQAFEPVLIEGKAIRIHPLVCAAFNADFDGDQMAVHVPLSYEAQIEAATLMLSSNNILLPASGKPVITPKLDIVIGCYYLTKPRADSKGEGKVFAHQDEVILAHHNEVVDIHAKIKLRLEGRIIETTVGRVLFNQIVPKELGFVNDTMVKKALDKLAMASFRKIGSYKTAMFMDEIKKIGFKYATQSGVTISLSDIIVPSEKQALINKGIESVEKIQGQYRKGVITDTERYNKIIDTWTHVNNQVTESLLKGMAEDKKGFNPVFMLFDSEARGTREQVRQLGGMRGLMAKPQKRFTGQEIIETPILNNFREGLTVVEYFISTHGARKGLADTALKTSEAGYLTRRLVDVAQDIIITEDDCGTILGDERGALKEGEDIIETLKDRILGRVAMEDVVSPITGEIIAKAGQEINEEASEEIEEAGIEKVKIRSVLTCEAKRGLCRRCYGRNLGTGHLVDMGEAIGVMGAQSIGEPGTQLTLRTFHIGGTSSRIAAQSKVTVKIPGTLEFKGLETVTMESGEVVAINRDGEIILHGEKNNVKTRYSVPYASVLKVADKAAVLPGDVIFEWDPHTAAILAEHTGTVQLADMVPDVTISEEFDDITGMRRPMVIESKDRSLYPHINIVDKRGKVRSSYPIPIGARIMVQEGQNITAGEFLAKTPREISKSRDITAGLPRVAELFEARKPTDPAVVTEIDGRVKFGEISKGQRTIIVKNENDEERAYLIPHGKHLYVREGDRVRAGEKLTEGSINPHDILRIKGPGAVQVYLVNEIQEVYRLNGVHINDKHIEVIVRQMLQKIKIEDPGDAIFIEGDQVDKIQVRDENERVMREGGRPATFQSLLMGITKSALSTSSFISAASFQETTRVLTEAAVQGKTDFLLGLKENVIVGRLIPAGTGLKRYRNLKIVEQQSQDEEELAPAPAAEPEFDEDEE; translated from the coding sequence ATGACTGAAGCAAGAAAAAACATTCCGGCCGAACAGGAAAATTATAATTTCGATTCCATGAGGATCGGTCTGGCCTCCCCCGAACTGGTGATGTCCTGGTCCTACGGAGAGGTCACCAAGCCTGAGACCATCAACTACCGGACCTTCAAGCCGGAGCGGGACGGGCTGTTCTGCGAGAAGATATTCGGGCCCACCAAGGACTGGGAGTGCAACTGCGGAAAATATAAAAAGATCCGTTTTCGCGGCGTGGTCTGCGACCGCTGCGGAGTGGAGGTCACCCTTTCCAAGGTCCGCCGGGAGAGGATGGGGCACATCAAGCTGGCGGTGCCGGTGGCCCATATCTGGTACGTCAAATCCCTGCCCAGCCGGGTGGGGCAGCTGCTGGGGGTTACCATGCGGGACCTGGAGCGGGTGCTGTATTACGAATCGTACATAGTGATCGACCCGGGCGCCAGCAGCCACCATAAGAAGGACCTGATCAACGAGGAACAGTGCACCAGGGCCGAGGAGGAGTTCGGCAAGGAATTCGTGGCCAAGATGGGGGCCGAGGCGGTGCGCGACCTGCTGAGGGAGATCAACCTGGACGACCTTTCGGCCGAGCTGAAGGTGGGCCTGAGGCGCGAGGTCTCGGTAGAGAGCAAGAAGGACCTGCTGAAGCGGCTGCGGATCGTGGAGGCCCTGCGCCAGTCCGGCAACCGTCCGGAGTGGATGATAATGGACATCCTGCCGGTGATCCCCCCGGACCTGCGGCCCCTGGTCCCGCTGGAGGGAGGGCGCTTCGCCACCTCCGACCTCAACGACCTGTACCGCCGGGTGCTGACCCGCAACAACCGCCTGAAGAAGATCATCGACATGCGGGCCCCGGAGATCATTTTGCGCAACGAGAAACGGATGCTGCAGGAGGCGGTGGACGCCCTGCTGGACAACGGCCGCCGCTCCCGGGCCATCAAGGGCCGGGGCAACCGTGAGCTTAAGAGCCTGTCCGACATCCTGCGCGGCAAACAGGGCCGGTTCCGCCAGAACCTGCTGGGCAAGCGGGTGGATTACTCCGGACGTTCGGTGATCGTGGTCGGTCCCGAGTTGAAACCATACCAGTGCGGCCTTCCCAAGAGCATGGCCCTGGAGCTTTTCAAGCCGTTCATCCTGAAAAAGCTGGAGGAGAAGGGCTACGTCCAGAGCGTCAAGGGGGCCAAACGGCTGGTGGAGAAGGAGAAGCCCGGCGTCTGGGAGATCCTGGAGGATATCGTCAAGGAGCATCCGGTCCTGCTGAACCGGGCCCCCACCCTGCACCGCCTGGGCATTCAGGCCTTTGAACCGGTGCTGATCGAGGGCAAGGCCATCCGGATCCATCCCCTGGTCTGCGCGGCCTTCAACGCCGACTTCGACGGCGACCAGATGGCGGTGCACGTGCCGCTGTCCTACGAAGCCCAGATCGAGGCGGCCACCCTGATGCTTTCGTCCAACAACATCCTGCTGCCGGCCTCCGGCAAACCGGTGATAACTCCCAAGCTGGACATCGTCATCGGCTGTTATTACCTGACCAAGCCCCGGGCCGACTCCAAGGGCGAGGGCAAGGTGTTCGCCCATCAGGATGAGGTGATCCTGGCCCATCATAACGAGGTGGTTGACATCCATGCCAAGATCAAGCTGAGGCTGGAGGGCCGGATCATAGAGACCACCGTGGGGCGGGTGCTGTTCAACCAGATCGTGCCCAAGGAGCTGGGCTTCGTCAACGATACCATGGTCAAGAAAGCCCTGGACAAACTGGCCATGGCCTCTTTCCGCAAGATCGGCAGCTACAAGACCGCCATGTTCATGGACGAGATAAAGAAGATAGGCTTCAAGTACGCCACCCAATCCGGGGTGACCATCAGCCTGTCGGACATCATCGTTCCCTCCGAGAAACAGGCCCTGATCAACAAGGGCATCGAGTCGGTGGAGAAGATCCAGGGCCAGTACCGCAAGGGGGTCATCACCGACACCGAAAGATATAACAAGATCATCGACACCTGGACCCACGTCAACAACCAGGTCACCGAGAGCCTGCTCAAGGGCATGGCCGAAGACAAGAAAGGCTTCAACCCGGTTTTCATGCTGTTCGATTCCGAGGCCCGGGGCACCCGGGAGCAGGTCCGGCAGTTGGGCGGCATGCGCGGCCTGATGGCCAAACCCCAGAAGCGTTTCACCGGACAGGAGATCATCGAGACCCCCATCCTGAACAACTTCCGGGAGGGGCTGACGGTGGTGGAATATTTCATCTCCACCCACGGAGCCCGGAAGGGCCTGGCCGACACCGCCCTGAAGACCTCGGAGGCCGGCTACCTGACCCGGAGGCTGGTGGATGTGGCCCAGGACATCATCATCACCGAGGACGACTGCGGCACCATTCTGGGCGATGAGCGCGGAGCCTTAAAAGAGGGCGAGGACATCATCGAGACCCTCAAAGACCGCATCCTGGGAAGGGTGGCCATGGAGGACGTGGTCAGCCCCATCACCGGGGAGATCATCGCAAAAGCCGGCCAGGAGATAAACGAGGAGGCGTCCGAGGAGATCGAGGAGGCCGGCATCGAGAAGGTCAAGATCCGTTCGGTGCTTACCTGCGAGGCCAAGCGCGGTCTGTGCCGCAGGTGTTACGGGCGCAACCTGGGCACCGGCCACCTGGTGGACATGGGCGAGGCCATCGGCGTGATGGGGGCCCAGAGCATCGGCGAGCCGGGCACCCAGCTGACCCTGAGGACCTTCCACATCGGCGGAACCTCGTCCCGCATCGCGGCTCAGTCCAAGGTCACCGTCAAGATCCCGGGCACCCTGGAGTTCAAGGGTCTGGAGACCGTCACCATGGAATCGGGCGAGGTGGTGGCCATCAACCGGGACGGCGAGATCATCCTGCACGGCGAGAAGAACAACGTCAAGACCCGCTACAGCGTGCCTTACGCCTCGGTGCTGAAGGTGGCGGACAAGGCGGCGGTGCTGCCGGGAGACGTCATCTTCGAATGGGACCCCCATACCGCAGCCATACTGGCCGAGCACACCGGCACGGTGCAGCTGGCCGACATGGTGCCCGACGTCACCATCTCCGAGGAATTCGACGACATCACCGGCATGCGGCGGCCCATGGTCATCGAGAGCAAGGACCGGAGCCTGTATCCGCATATAAATATCGTCGACAAACGCGGCAAGGTGCGCTCCAGCTACCCCATCCCCATAGGGGCCCGGATCATGGTCCAGGAAGGCCAGAATATCACGGCCGGCGAATTCCTGGCCAAGACCCCGCGGGAGATATCCAAGAGCCGCGATATCACCGCCGGCCTGCCCCGGGTGGCCGAGCTGTTCGAGGCCCGCAAACCCACCGATCCCGCTGTGGTCACCGAGATCGACGGACGGGTCAAGTTCGGCGAGATCTCCAAGGGCCAGCGGACCATCATCGTCAAGAACGAGAACGACGAGGAACGGGCCTACCTGATACCCCACGGCAAACATCTGTACGTCAGGGAGGGAGACCGGGTCCGGGCCGGAGAGAAGCTGACCGAGGGCTCCATCAATCCCCACGACATCCTGCGGATCAAGGGGCCCGGCGCGGTCCAGGTGTACCTGGTCAACGAGATCCAGGAGGTCTACCGTCTGAACGGAGTGCACATCAACGACAAGCACATCGAGGTGATCGTCCGCCAGATGCTGCAGAAGATAAAGATCGAGGACCCGGGCGACGCCATCTTCATCGAGGGGGACCAGGTGGACAAGATCCAGGTGCGCGACGAGAACGAGCGGGTGATGCGCGAAGGCGGCCGGCCGGCCACCTTCCAGTCGCTGCTGATGGGCATCACCAAGTCGGCCCTCTCCACCTCCAGCTTCATCTCGGCGGCCTCCTTCCAGGAGACCACCCGGGTGCTGACCGAGGCCGCGGTCCAGGGCAAGACCGACTTCCTGCTGGGCTTGAAGGAGAACGTCATCGTGGGCCGGCTGATCCCGGCCGGCACCGGACTGAAGCGCTACCGCAACCTTAAGATCGTGGAGCAGCAGAGCCAGGACGAGGAGGAGCTGGCCCCGGCCCCGGCGGCAGAGCCGGAATTCGATGAAGACGAGGAATAG
- a CDS encoding 50S ribosomal protein L1: MKRGKKYNNSLKKIEAVKEYTLAEAMEMVKQAAYAKFDETMELSMKTGLDPKKSDQNLRGTVLLPHGTGKKVRVLVFAKGEKEIEARDAGADYFGSEELIKKITEGWTDFDVAIATPDMMSQVGKLGKILGVRGLMPNPKTGTVTFDVAKAVKESKGGKIEYRLDKQGNLHLPVGKKSFETDKLVGNARAVVNEVIRARPSSAKGTYIKSLSISATMSPGVKIALTELANTGK; encoded by the coding sequence ATGAAAAGAGGGAAAAAGTACAACAACTCGCTCAAAAAAATTGAAGCGGTCAAGGAATACACCCTGGCCGAGGCAATGGAGATGGTCAAGCAGGCGGCCTATGCCAAGTTCGACGAGACCATGGAACTGTCGATGAAGACCGGGCTTGATCCCAAGAAATCCGATCAGAACCTAAGGGGCACGGTCCTGCTGCCCCACGGCACCGGCAAAAAGGTCCGGGTGCTGGTCTTCGCCAAGGGCGAAAAGGAGATCGAGGCCCGGGATGCCGGGGCGGATTATTTCGGCTCCGAAGAATTGATCAAAAAAATCACCGAGGGCTGGACCGACTTCGATGTGGCTATCGCCACTCCCGATATGATGAGCCAGGTGGGCAAGCTGGGCAAGATCCTGGGCGTCCGGGGGCTGATGCCCAACCCCAAGACCGGAACCGTCACCTTCGACGTGGCCAAGGCGGTCAAGGAGTCCAAGGGCGGCAAGATCGAATACCGGCTGGACAAGCAGGGCAATCTGCACCTTCCGGTGGGCAAGAAATCCTTCGAGACCGACAAGCTGGTGGGCAACGCCAGGGCGGTGGTCAATGAAGTGATCCGGGCCAGGCCGTCATCGGCCAAGGGGACCTACATCAAGAGCCTGTCGATATCGGCCACCATGAGCCCCGGGGTCAAAATCGCTCTGACCGAGCTGGCCAATACAGGAAAGTGA
- a CDS encoding 50S ribosomal protein L10 codes for MIKQEKEKIVQELTEKMKTAKAIYLTDFTGLDVVRATELRKKLRDASVEYQVVKNTLAQLAAKNAGMEMLLDYLTGPTGLAFGVKDPIIPAKILVEFAKDDDKPSVKMGVVEGKVVDVKQVKQLALLPSREVLISQILSAMQSPITGLVGALGGIIQKFVGTVDAIAKQKEAK; via the coding sequence ATGATAAAACAAGAAAAAGAAAAGATAGTCCAGGAACTGACCGAGAAGATGAAAACAGCCAAGGCCATCTACCTGACGGATTTCACGGGGTTGGATGTGGTCCGGGCCACCGAACTGCGGAAAAAACTGAGGGATGCCTCGGTGGAATACCAGGTGGTCAAGAACACCCTGGCCCAGCTGGCGGCCAAGAACGCCGGGATGGAGATGCTGCTGGATTACCTGACCGGCCCCACCGGACTGGCCTTCGGCGTCAAGGACCCCATCATTCCGGCCAAGATCCTGGTGGAGTTCGCCAAGGACGACGACAAACCCTCGGTCAAGATGGGCGTTGTTGAGGGCAAGGTGGTTGATGTCAAACAGGTCAAGCAGCTGGCCCTGCTGCCCAGCCGCGAAGTGCTGATATCCCAGATATTATCCGCCATGCAGTCCCCGATCACCGGCCTGGTGGGGGCCCTGGGCGGGATCATCCAGAAGTTCGTGGGCACGGTGGATGCCATAGCCAAGCAGAAGGAAGCCAAGTAA
- a CDS encoding 50S ribosomal protein L7/L12, whose amino-acid sequence MSDKKQTIMEAIESMTVLELSELVKALEEKFDVKAAAPMAAMAAMPGAAAAPAEEKTSFDVILVSSGDKKIQVIKEVRGITSLGLKEAKDLVESAPKPVKESVAKDEAKKIKDILEAAGATVELK is encoded by the coding sequence ATGTCGGACAAGAAACAAACCATAATGGAAGCTATCGAATCCATGACCGTACTGGAACTTTCGGAACTGGTCAAAGCTTTGGAAGAAAAATTCGACGTCAAGGCCGCCGCCCCGATGGCCGCCATGGCCGCCATGCCGGGCGCCGCAGCCGCTCCGGCCGAGGAAAAGACCAGCTTTGACGTGATCCTGGTCTCCAGCGGGGACAAGAAGATCCAGGTGATCAAGGAAGTCCGGGGCATCACCAGCCTGGGCCTGAAGGAAGCCAAGGACCTGGTGGAGAGCGCCCCCAAGCCGGTAAAGGAAAGCGTCGCCAAGGACGAGGCCAAGAAGATCAAGGACATCTTAGAGGCCGCCGGGGCTACCGTAGAGTTGAAGTAA
- a CDS encoding transcription termination/antitermination factor NusG produces the protein MAMHWYVIHTYAGHENRVKAALESAALRYGFQDKIGRVLIPTEDVTEIKKGRRKTTAKQLFPSYLMVEMDMTDEVWNVVSTTPGVTSFLGTRRKPQPMRDSEAQRLISRMDGEKRQGPVVIPYQKGETIKIIDGPFASFTGLIEEIDSEHGKVRVMVTIFGRTTPVELDSMQINSL, from the coding sequence ATGGCAATGCACTGGTACGTCATACATACCTACGCCGGACACGAGAACCGGGTAAAAGCGGCTCTGGAGTCGGCGGCCCTGCGCTATGGTTTTCAGGACAAGATCGGACGGGTGCTGATACCCACCGAGGATGTCACCGAGATCAAGAAGGGGCGTCGGAAGACCACAGCCAAACAGCTCTTTCCCAGCTATCTGATGGTGGAGATGGACATGACCGACGAGGTCTGGAACGTTGTCTCCACCACCCCCGGAGTAACCAGCTTCCTGGGCACCAGGCGCAAACCACAACCCATGAGGGATTCCGAGGCCCAGCGCCTGATATCCCGGATGGATGGGGAGAAGCGTCAGGGGCCGGTGGTGATACCCTACCAGAAGGGCGAGACCATCAAGATCATCGACGGGCCGTTCGCCAGTTTTACCGGCCTCATCGAAGAGATAGACAGCGAACACGGAAAGGTCAGGGTGATGGTGACCATCTTCGGGCGGACCACCCCGGTGGAGCTCGATTCCATGCAGATAAACAGTCTGTGA
- a CDS encoding 50S ribosomal protein L11: MAKIVTAMVKLQVPAGQANPAPPVGPALGQHGVNIPEFCKQFNAKTSGQEGLIIPCVITVYKDRSFSFITKTPPAAVLLKKAAGLAKGSGVPNRNKVGTVTEAQVKEIATKKMADLNAANVEAAMMMVKGTARSMGIEIGN; the protein is encoded by the coding sequence ATGGCAAAGATTGTAACCGCAATGGTAAAACTACAGGTTCCGGCCGGACAGGCCAATCCGGCGCCCCCGGTGGGCCCGGCTTTGGGACAGCATGGCGTCAATATCCCGGAATTTTGCAAGCAGTTCAACGCCAAGACCTCCGGCCAGGAAGGGTTGATCATCCCCTGCGTGATCACGGTATACAAGGACCGGTCATTTTCCTTTATCACCAAGACCCCGCCGGCCGCGGTATTGCTTAAAAAAGCTGCCGGGCTGGCCAAGGGCTCCGGTGTTCCCAACCGCAATAAGGTGGGCACGGTGACCGAGGCCCAGGTCAAGGAGATCGCCACCAAGAAAATGGCCGACCTGAACGCCGCCAATGTGGAGGCCGCCATGATGATGGTCAAGGGCACCGCCCGCAGCATGGGCATAGAGATAGGCAATTAA